In one Magallana gigas chromosome 7, xbMagGiga1.1, whole genome shotgun sequence genomic region, the following are encoded:
- the LOC105342776 gene encoding brefeldin A-inhibited guanine nucleotide-exchange protein 1 isoform X5, with protein sequence MATGTRPHDMFLTRALEKILSDKEIKKSYHSQLKKACEVALEELKDDNSSNGNQPSSALPQPQRAGFVQADKYFLPFELACQSKCARIVNIALDCLQKLIAYGHLTGNTEDSTTPGKLLIDRIVETICGCFHGPQTDDGVQLQIIKALLTVVTSNTCEIHEGTVLQTVRTCYNIYLASRNLVNQTTAKATLTQMLNVIFSRMEVQAAQETKERERSDSKSSRKEDAGIDVEEETQEGSGQGATQENDKTNQEEAEEVEKEVTTLEVVQEVLEDMISQVTGEAMPTKVSGGGEDGEMTQGVFSHILQKDAFLVFRSLCKLSMKPLADGPPDPKSHELRSKVLSLQLLLSILQNAGPVFKTNDMFINAIKQYLCVALSKNGVSSVPEVFELSLAIFLTLLSNFKQHLKMQIEVFFKEIFLYILETPSSSFEHKWMVIQALTRICADAQCVVDIYLNYDCDLALANIFERLVNDLSKIAQGRQALALGATPIQEKSIRIKGLECLVSVLKCMVEWSKDLYINPHSQSNLGQEKMPTRETDSDSGKGTMTSYGSVNSLNTNDGSQTASTPMDNPEQFETQKQQKEIMETGIEMFNKKPKRGLQYLQEQGMLGTSPDDLAEFFHSEDRLDKTAIGDFLGENEKFNKEVMYAYVDQLDFTEMDFVSALRRFLEGFRLPGEAQKIDRLMEKFASRYCVCNSNTNLFASADTAYVLAYSIIMLTTDLHSPQVVNKMTKEQYIKMNRGINDSKDLPGEYLSAIYDEIAGNEIKMKVVGGVKPNKSSRDITSDKQRRLLYNVEMEHMATTAKALMESVSHVQSNFTSATHFEHVRPMFKTAWTPFLAAFSVGLQDCDDSNIATLCLDGIRCAIRIACIFHMELERDAYVQALARFTLLTASSSLTDMKTKNIDTIKTLISVAHTDGNYLGKSWLEIARCISQLELAQLIGTGVKPRSNKGHHRERDMQNAGHPLEAFDPEVIARGGLDSKRLANLQEQMGETSSQSVVVAVDRIFTGSLKLDGDAIVEFVKALCQVSMDELSNINHPRMFSLTKIVEISYYNMGRIRLQWSRIWQVIGDHFNKVGCNPNEDIAFFAVDSLRQLSMKFIEKGEFANFRFQKDFLRPFEHIMKRNRSPTIRDMVVRCVAQMVNSQHANIRSGWKNIFGVFHLAASDHEESIVELAFQTTGRIIFASSAVVKGSDADAVCEASICEKHFASIIDSFQDAVKCLSEFACNAAFPDTSMEAIRLIRNCAKYVAEKPHMFKDHGGEDLNVPEEDRVWVRGWFPVLFELSCVINRCKLDVRTRGLTVMFEIMKTYGETFASHWWKDLFQIVFRIFDNMKLPEQQNEHFKSKKAEWMTTTCNHALYAIVDVFTQYYEILSPVLLTELYNQLHWCVKQDNEQLARSGTNCLENLVISNGAKFSSSVWHQTCSCMLDIFRSTIPTNLLTWRPDTAESASMVSSRDSEPDADESQDAVSMDSNQDNRALTRADSNHSVNSTVSQDSRDHKIPRSKVSTDQKLFQGLLIKCVVQLELIQTIDDIVFFPATSKKEDAENLAAAQGGSPDDGQDGSQQREDQGMYQFLASDQLFLLADCLLESHKFAKAFNSNHEQRNILWKAGFRGKAKPNLLKQETQSLACLLRILFRMYNDESRMDAWKDVENMLITVCRDSLEYFLSLQSDSHREAWGSLMILLITRLLKLPDDRFKVHAAAYYQLMCEVIMFDLKLEMRSTLRKFFSRTGLVCHISNS encoded by the exons atgGCGACAGGCACTAGGCCACACGATATGTTCCTTACGCGTGCATTAGAGAAGATACTTAGCGACAAGGAGATTAAGAAGTCGTATCATTCACAGTTGAAGAAAGCTTGTGAGGTTGCCCTAG AGGAATTAAAAGATGATAACAGTTCTAATGG AAACCAGCCATCTTCTGCATTGCCGCAGCCCCAGAGGGCTGGATTTGTTCAAGCGGACAAGTATTTTCTGCCTTTTGAACTAGCTTGCCAGTCAAAATGTGCCAGGATAGTCAACATAGCACTAGATTGTTTACAG AAACTGATTGCTTATGGACACCTGACCGGGAACACTGAGGATAGCACCACCCCCGGGAAGTTACTGATAGACAGGATCGTGGAGACcatttgtggatgtttccatgGACCACAAACAGATGATGGGGTTCAGCTACAAATTATAAAG GCGCTGTTGACAGTGGTGACCTCCAACACCTGTGAGATACATGAGGGCACGGTGCTGCAGACCGTCAGGACATGCTACAACATCTACCTGGCCAGCAGGAACCTGGTCAACCAGACCACGGCCAAGGCCACCCTCACCCAGATGCTCAACGTCATCTTCTCAAGGATGGAGGTCCAAGCT GCCCAGGAGACAAAAGAAAGAGAACGAAGTGATAGCAAGAGCTCTAGAAAAGAG GATGCAGGAATTGATGTTGAAGAAGAAACACAAGAGGGGTCGGGTCAGGGGGCAACTCAAG aaaatgataaaacaaaccaAGAGGAGGCAGAGGAAGTTGAGAAGGAAGTAACAACATTAGAGGTTGTACAAGAAGTTTTGGAGGACATGATAAGTCAGGTGACTGGAGAGGCCATGCCCACCAAAG TATCTGGAGGTGGAGAGGATGGGGAAATGACACAAGGCGTGTTCAGCCACATACTGCAAAAAGATGCTTTTCTGGTGTTCAGAAGCCTGTGTAAACTCTCCATGAAACCTTTGGCTGATGGACCACCAGATCCAAA GTCACACGAACTTAGATCCAAAGTTCTGTCCCTGCAGCTCCTGTTATCCATTCTACAAAATGCTGGCCCAGTTTTCAAAACCAATGATATGTTTATAAATGCCATCAAACAATATTTGTGTGTAGCTCTATCTAAAAATGGAGTCAGTTCTGTTCCTGAGGTGTTTGAACTTTCGCTTGCCATCTTTCTCACTCTTTTATCCAACTTCAAACAGCATTTGAAGATGCAAATTGAG GTGTTcttcaaagaaatatttttgtacatcTTGGAAACACCAAGCAGTTCATTTGAACACAAGTGGATGGTCATTCAGGCACTGACAAGGATTTGTGCAG ATGCACAGTGTGTAGTGGACATCTACCTGAATTATGACTGCGATTTGGCCCTGGCCAATATCTTTGAGAGATTAGTTAATGACTTGTCCAAAATTGCCCAAGGAAGGCAGGCTTTAGCTCTTG GTGCTACTCCAATCCAAGAAAAGAGCATAAGAATCAAAGGCCTGGAATGCCTGGTGTCTGTGTTGAAGTGTATGGTGGAGTGGAGCAAGGATCTGTATATCAATCCCCACTCCCAGTCAAACCTGG GCCAGGAAAAAATGCCCACAAGGGAGACGGATAGTGATTCAGGGAAAGGAACAATGACCAGCTATGGCAGTGTAAACTCCCTGAACACCAACGATGGCTCCCAGACAGCCAGCACACCCATGGATAATCCGGAACAGTTCGAGACCCAGAAACAGCAGAAAGAGATCATGGAGACCGGCATTGAAAT gttcaacaaaaaaccaaaaagagGCCTGCAATATTTACAGGAGCAAGGCATGCTGGGAACTTCTCCCGATGATTTAGCAGAGTTCTTCCATTCAGAGGATCGCCTAGATAAG ACTGCCATTGGAGATTTTCTGGGAGAAAATGAAAA GTTTAACAAAGAAGTTATGTATGCCTATGTGGACCAGCTGGACTTTACAGAAATGGACTTTGTGTCTGCCCTTCGGAGATTTCTGGAAGGATTTAGGCTGCCAGGAGAAGCCCAGAAAATTGATAGATTGATGGAAAAGTTTGCTTCTCGCTACTGTGTGTGCAACTCAAA CACTAACCTGTTTGCGAGTGCAGACACAGCCTATGTGTTGGCTTACTCCATCATCATGTTGACCACAGACCTCCACAGTCCTCAG GTGGTGAACAAGATGACAAAGGAGCAATATATTAAGATGAATAGGGGCATTAATGATAGCAAGGACCTGCCAGGGGAATACTTGTCTGCTATCTATGATGAGATTGCAGGGAACGAAATCAAGATGAAGGTTGTAGGCGGAGTAAAGCCAAATAAATCATCTC GTGATATCACAAGTGACAAGCAGCGTCGATTGCTATACAACGTTGAAATGGAGCACATGGCAACCACCGCCAAAGCTTTAATGGAGAGTGTCAGTCACGTCCAATCAAACTTCACCAGTGCCACCCACTTTGAGCATGTCCGACCAATGTTTAAG ACGGCTTGGACTCCATTCCTGGCAGCTTTCAGCGTGGGGTTACAGGACTGTGATGATTCTAACATAGCCACACTGTGTCTGGATGGAATACGCTGTGCCATACGAATAGCTTGTATATTTCATATGGAG CTGGAGAGAGATGCCTATGTCCAGGCATTAGCTAGATTCACCCTCCTCACAGCTTCCTCTTCATTGACGGACATGAAAACCAAGAACATAGATACAATCAAAACCCTCATCTCTGTGGCCCACACAGACGGCAACTATCTCGGCAAATCCTGGCTAGAG ATTGCAAGATGCATTTCACAGCTGGAACTGGCTCAATTAATTGGGACAGGGGTCAAACCTAGGTCAAACAAAGGTCACCATAGGGAAAGAGATATGCAGAATGCAGGGCATCCTCTGGAGGCTTTTGATCCTGAAG TGATAGCAAGAGGTGGTCTGGACTCTAAGAGACTAGCCAACCTACAGGAACAGATGGGAGAGACCAGCTCCCAGAGTGTGGTGGTGGCAGTGGACCGCATCTTCACCGGCTCCCTCAAACTGGATGGGGACGCCATAG TTGAGTTTGTAAAGGCCCTGTGTCAGGTTTCAATGGACGAGCTCTCCAATATAAATCACCCCCGCATGTTCAGCCTGACCAAGATTGTGGAGATCTCCTACTACAACATGGGTCGTATCAGGCTCCAGTGGTCCAGAATCTGGCAGGTCATTGGAGACCACTTTAACAAG gTTGGGTGTAATCCTAATGAGGATATAGCTTTCTTTGCGGTGGATTCCCTACGGCAGCTCTCCATGAAATTCATAGAAAAAGGAGAGTTCGCCAACTTCCGTTTCCAGAAAGATTTCCTCAGGCCTTTTGAACATATCATGAAAAGAAACAG ATCTCCAACCATCAGAGACATGGTTGTCCGATGTGTAGCTCAGATGGTGAATTCCCAACACGCCAACATTCGGTCTGGGTGGAAAAATATCTTTGGTGTTTTCCACTTAGCAGCTTCTGATCACGAAGAAAGCATTGTAGAACTGGCATTCCAGACCACCGGCAGAATTATAT TTGCCAGCAGTGCTGTTGTCAAAGGATCTGATGCAGACGCTGTCTGTGAAG CCAGCATATGTGAAAAACATTTTGCGTCCATCATTGATTCATTCCAAGATGCGGTGAAGTGTCTGTCTGAATTTGCTTGCAATGCAGCTTTTCCCGATACTAGTATGGAGGCAATTCGGCTGATCAGAAACTGTGCTAAATATGTCGCTGAAAAGCCCCAT ATGTTCAAAGATCACGGAGGAGAGGATCTAAATGTTCCAGAGGAGGACAGAGTGTGGGTGAGGGGGTGGTTCCCCGTGCTGTTTGAACTGTCCTGTGTCATCAACAGGTGTAAGCTGGACGTCAGAACCAG GGGTCTTACTGTCATGTTTGAAATCATGAAGACATATGGTGAGACCTTTGCCAGTCACTGGTGGAAGGATTTGTTCCAGATTGTATTCCGTATCTTTGACAACATGAAGTTACCAGAGCAACAGAATGAG CATTTTAAAAGCAAG AAGGCCGAGTGGATGACGACCACGTGTAACCACGCGCTGTACGCCATCGTGGACGTCTTCACCCAGTACTACGAGATCCTGAGCCCCGTGCTACTAACTGAACTGTACAATCAGCTCCACTGGTGCGTGAAGCAGGACAACGAGCAGCTGGCCCGCTCCGGGACCAACTGTCTGGAGAACCTGGTCATCTCCAACGGAGCAAAGTTCTCATCTTCTGTCTGGCATCAGACTTGCTCCTGCATGCTTGATATATTTAGGTCTACAATCCCAACTAA TTTGTTGACATGGCGACCAGATACAGCTGAATCTGCCTCAATGGTCTCTAGTCGAGACTCAGAACCAGATGCTGATGAAAGTCAG GACGCTGTCTCTATGGACAGCAATCAGGACAATCGTGCTTTAACAAGGGCGGACAGTAACCATAGCGTCAACAGCACAGTATCCCAGGATTCCAGAGATCACAAAATTCCACGCTCTA AGGTGTCGACGGATCAGAAGCTTTTCCAGGGCCTGCTGATCAAGTGTGTGGTACAGCTAGAGCTGATACAGACCATTGATGACATCGTCTTCTTCCCGGCCACCAGCAAAAAAGAGGACGCTGAAAATCTGGCTGCAGCTCAG GGTGGCTCTCCAGACGACGGTCAGGATGGGAGCCAGCAGAGGGAGGACCAGGGCATGTACCAGTTTCTGGCCTCGGACCAGCTCTTCCTGCTGGCTGACTGCCTCCTTGAATCCCACAAGTTTGCCAAGGCTTTCAATTCCAACCATGAACAAAGAAACATTCTCTGGAAAGCAG GTTTTCGGGGAAAAGCCAAACCAAATCTTCTGAAGCAGGAGACCCAGAGCTTGGCTTGTTTGTTACGGATTCTGTTCAGGATGTACAATGACGAGTCACGGATGGATGCTTGGAAAGACGTGGAAAATATGCTAATCAC TGTTTGCCGGGATTCCCTGGAGTACTTCCTGTCCCTACAGTCAGACAGCCACCGTGAGGCATGGGGGAGTCTGATGATCCTCCTCATCACCCGCCTCCTCAAGCTCCCGGACGATAGG ttcaAAGTTCACGCAGCAGCTTATTACCAGCTAATGTGTGAGGTCATCATGTTTGATCTGAAGCTTGAAATGAGATCCACATTACGCAAGTTCTTCAGCCGGACCGGCCTTGTGTGTCACATATCCAACAGCTAG